One Sphingomonas sp. LHG3406-1 genomic window carries:
- a CDS encoding HNH endonuclease yields the protein MVMTTAEDARVRMLIAAHVRRLSTSGSLSSSDLLAGAKVDGQRIPIVNPQRGIFKPKQLRYLLSIRTVYPKIGARVWYDDQREVHAQIEAGEEVIDYAFQGSDPDAFDNQWLREAMQDQVPILYLLGVAPGRYSAQFPTFVVDWNPGALRAGIAFGAPITAAEAANVPDSAERKYALRTVRQRLHQARFREAVLTAYGNRCAITGLPEPRLLDAAHIIGDLQSKGQPVVPNGLPLSKVHHAAFDANLIGIDPDFRIHVSDALLSINDGPMFEQGVKLKHGEKIRLPSRTKDHPDQDRLAERFQHFQAQGH from the coding sequence ATGGTGATGACCACAGCTGAAGATGCAAGAGTTCGCATGCTGATCGCCGCGCACGTTCGGCGCCTCTCCACCAGCGGAAGCTTGTCGAGCTCAGACTTGCTTGCAGGTGCCAAGGTGGATGGGCAACGCATACCCATCGTCAATCCACAGCGAGGCATCTTCAAGCCCAAGCAGCTCCGCTACCTATTAAGCATTCGGACTGTTTACCCGAAGATTGGCGCGCGCGTCTGGTACGACGATCAGCGCGAGGTGCATGCCCAGATTGAGGCTGGCGAGGAAGTGATCGACTATGCGTTTCAAGGGTCCGATCCGGACGCGTTCGACAATCAGTGGCTGCGAGAAGCCATGCAGGATCAGGTCCCGATCTTGTACCTTCTCGGTGTGGCCCCTGGACGGTACAGCGCTCAGTTCCCAACCTTTGTCGTTGATTGGAACCCAGGAGCGCTAAGGGCCGGGATTGCTTTCGGGGCGCCAATTACTGCGGCCGAAGCCGCGAATGTGCCGGACTCGGCCGAGCGCAAATACGCACTACGAACCGTCCGACAGCGTTTGCATCAGGCGCGTTTCCGTGAAGCAGTCCTAACAGCTTACGGTAATCGTTGCGCCATCACCGGCTTACCTGAACCGCGCCTCCTTGATGCTGCGCACATCATCGGCGACCTTCAAAGCAAAGGGCAGCCGGTCGTGCCTAATGGGCTGCCGCTTTCAAAGGTGCACCATGCGGCATTCGACGCTAACCTCATCGGCATCGACCCTGACTTTCGCATCCATGTTTCAGACGCACTGCTGTCCATCAACGATGGCCCAATGTTCGAGCAAGGAGTTAAGCTTAAGCACGGCGAGAAGATCAGACTGCCGAGCCGAACCAAGGACCACCCTGATCAGGATCGGCTCGCAGAGCGTTTCCAGCACTTCCAAGCCCAGGGTCATTGA
- a CDS encoding HD domain-containing protein: MTKLTRRFEEALLYASAVHGGQKRKGTSVPYIAHLLGVTAIALELGADEDQAVAALLHDAVEDQGGQGRLDDIRNRFGERVAHIVQSCTDADVQPKPPWRERKETYISALPYKQADALLVSLADKIHNAEAILADVIAHGPKVWDRFKGGEEGTKWYYRELTHAFCESLPGPGADRLQRASAAMQAATGVRSSSSATG; this comes from the coding sequence ATGACCAAGCTGACTAGGCGTTTCGAAGAGGCACTGCTCTATGCCAGCGCCGTTCACGGTGGGCAGAAGCGCAAAGGGACGTCCGTCCCGTACATTGCCCACCTGCTTGGAGTCACGGCCATCGCGCTCGAGCTTGGAGCCGATGAAGATCAGGCCGTCGCCGCCTTGCTGCACGATGCGGTTGAGGATCAAGGAGGGCAGGGGAGGTTAGATGATATCCGCAATCGCTTCGGCGAGCGTGTCGCGCATATAGTCCAATCCTGTACAGACGCCGACGTTCAGCCGAAGCCGCCCTGGCGTGAGCGCAAGGAGACCTATATCTCTGCTCTCCCCTACAAGCAGGCCGATGCCCTGCTCGTTTCGCTAGCCGACAAGATCCATAACGCAGAGGCGATACTTGCCGACGTGATTGCGCATGGGCCCAAGGTCTGGGATCGCTTCAAAGGAGGCGAAGAGGGCACAAAATGGTATTATCGCGAGCTCACCCATGCATTTTGCGAGAGCCTGCCAGGGCCCGGCGCAGACCGGTTGCAGCGCGCGTCGGCCGCTATGCAAGCCGCGACCGGAGTGCGATCCAGCTCGTCCGCGACCGGCTGA
- a CDS encoding ADP-ribosylglycohydrolase family protein produces MSIRTSETHPLAIAEVSVGEGLGRIGITFCPGKCQPAAMSGSWKRDLGADLDVIANWGAAAVVTLLEEHELESLAVPHLGQAVAERHMQWFHLPIPDVTAPGSSFERQWDQAGEALRSLLRSGFDVLVHCKGGLGRAGTVCGRLLVELGWEPEQAILAIREVRPGSLETPHQEQHVLGLTAIAEAVPHRSHEAVDDRALGALLGLAVGDALGTTLEFTRRDQRQRVTDLVGGGPFRLQAGEWTDDTAMALALADSLLVTGGFNAEDLMTRFVSWWRSGEYSCTGTCFDIGTTTRDALYRYEQSGDPMAGRTDIYSAGNGSLMRLAPVALLSAGRDDVDLEKLAAEQSATTHASQACLDACKLFARMLRAAIEGAPRSGVLGLRLKDLDPAIAVVADGSWRGAARAQISSSGYVVHTLEAALWSVARTTSFEDAVILAANLGDDADTVAAVTGQLAGALYGLSAIPQDWLAKLAWVDRIKQMGLDLLNRRPVQ; encoded by the coding sequence TTGTCCATAAGAACCAGTGAAACGCACCCACTTGCAATCGCCGAGGTCAGCGTGGGCGAGGGACTGGGACGCATCGGGATCACCTTCTGTCCGGGCAAGTGCCAGCCCGCGGCGATGTCCGGCTCATGGAAGCGCGATCTCGGGGCGGACCTCGATGTAATCGCCAACTGGGGAGCCGCGGCGGTTGTCACCCTGCTCGAAGAGCACGAGCTTGAGAGCCTCGCCGTGCCGCACCTTGGGCAAGCCGTTGCCGAGCGCCACATGCAATGGTTTCACTTGCCCATCCCAGATGTCACCGCTCCGGGTTCGAGCTTCGAGCGTCAATGGGATCAGGCAGGCGAAGCACTCCGGTCTCTGCTCCGCAGCGGGTTCGATGTGCTAGTTCATTGTAAAGGTGGTCTGGGGCGGGCAGGAACTGTTTGTGGCCGCTTACTGGTCGAGCTTGGCTGGGAGCCAGAGCAAGCGATCTTGGCTATCCGCGAGGTTCGGCCTGGTTCTTTGGAGACACCGCACCAGGAGCAGCATGTGCTCGGACTTACCGCGATCGCCGAAGCAGTGCCGCACAGGTCCCATGAAGCAGTCGACGATCGCGCCTTAGGGGCCTTGCTCGGTCTGGCGGTCGGCGATGCACTAGGCACGACCCTAGAATTCACGCGCCGTGATCAACGTCAGCGGGTGACGGACCTCGTCGGCGGTGGGCCTTTCCGGTTGCAAGCCGGAGAATGGACCGACGACACCGCCATGGCTCTTGCCCTTGCCGACAGCTTGCTCGTGACCGGCGGATTCAACGCTGAAGATCTTATGACGCGTTTTGTCTCCTGGTGGCGGTCGGGCGAATATAGCTGCACCGGGACCTGCTTCGACATCGGTACCACGACCAGGGATGCACTTTACCGCTATGAGCAGAGCGGTGATCCAATGGCGGGCCGGACCGACATCTATTCGGCCGGCAATGGGTCACTAATGCGTCTCGCACCCGTCGCCCTTCTTTCCGCGGGTCGCGACGATGTGGACCTTGAGAAACTGGCCGCGGAGCAGAGTGCAACCACCCACGCTTCGCAGGCCTGTCTTGATGCGTGCAAGCTTTTTGCCCGCATGCTCCGTGCGGCTATCGAAGGCGCCCCCCGATCCGGGGTGCTGGGCCTCCGCCTTAAGGATCTTGATCCAGCAATCGCAGTGGTTGCCGACGGATCTTGGCGTGGAGCGGCCCGTGCGCAGATCAGCTCATCGGGCTATGTCGTCCACACCCTTGAAGCAGCCTTGTGGTCAGTCGCCCGCACAACCTCGTTTGAAGATGCCGTGATTCTTGCTGCCAACCTCGGTGACGACGCGGACACTGTAGCCGCAGTGACGGGGCAGCTAGCGGGAGCCCTCTACGGCCTGAGCGCTATTCCGCAGGATTGGCTGGCAAAACTCGCCTGGGTCGACCGCATCAAGCAAATGGGACTCGACCTTCTGAACAGGCGACCGGTTCAATGA
- a CDS encoding DEAD/DEAH box helicase family protein, whose amino-acid sequence MATLVEEPSSNEREGVSSLADFVERECAARLGAYERQPRDTNEHYETEIEVLSGGYAYRQLYELVQNGADAILEAKEDVGRIYVRLEQDRLVAANSGAALDSDGVVALLNARSSSKRAGQIGRFGIGFKSLLKLGGTVDLISRSIGLRFDPEWCRSKIRAHLGLSEDSRAPGMRLAQVLDPEGATSPLADRDLGWATTVVTAQIANASDRQRLVEEMAQFPAEFVLFLRPDIELTLEVVGGPTRRISKRHDGDVLIVDDGTVQTRWRLFEREVVVDDAEAKADALHLQAREKVPLSWAAPIGGREAAGTFWAFFPTRTPTLASGILNAPWKLNSDRTNVIPGAYNWFLMEAAAELIADNIAALATEADPGAPISALPRKVDRQDEVAAPLVESLWTRLVESELVANAAGEMKDAHSLFRHPLDEEELIARWVSLADDAVRAKSVHATCQSGKLRSSRLEALAREALDRVKPQREALIRFSMAEWIEFVASEEAGHAAELVLFLRDVRKARNGALYDLRRAKFIPSARHGLISPADAIICPPDRAPTGKFAVATDLLEKPDVRSVLVSLLDVPEMGDELWDTVLWESYDRAQTLGREGAWATFWANFEEAPQDRVEAFFEDYGPDDFYFRSMAGSFSPREELVLIDRELKQEVNPGIILDRSYHAGHWDRIPDEYKDTFGPSDTAEVGTWDGRGWEQMRPYLRTIQDMGRRRMPYGPREYLLGVLREDAIEMPLSWRLLPELPSPLAVKHTDHLLTSMASNLLYSRVRNPEGPHCYKTIVFGHTTRPDSYARYTAAHPFVYWLHRFGWVELGERTVPLGAFTAPARQALRTLGGAASLDLNSYFDSLEEQTDLRFPFAAPASADLTSEVWAGIFELAWETTDNFSSLTPVWEIAAEAGQIPDLVPTSDGPVPITKIYVTDRPGSSSETDNGRVILLSEAAAAAWHNAGAQLLADHTELTYEEKLGEPLRLQALFPELTPILKTRLARRLDVLWVKGLTERSGPQTRRPMIAFHQGGPLLIEREIFEAESWTGRTKQLLEFLHTHGFIQEKPEEAMSQLVGQRVVEARARVRAGETIEKRLLLAVGGSRRALFAQLSEATREAIPRKLSDEALAALTLAVHGPTTLSNLRDVLEEEGLAPPARWGGDPAQRFVLELGFPAEFAASANLRRTAEWIVNGPIHLPPLHDYQEGILQGLQSIFESGQGRRRAVVSLPTGGGKTRVAAEAIVQLILNGEGKRTVLWVAQTDELCEQAVQCFRQLWVNVGSPEEDLRIVRLWGGQSNPAPPEANEPVVVVASIQTLNARLDVEQLEWLAQPGVVVIDECHHAIAPSYSSLLRWLDVQTGTETERLEEPPVIGLSATPWRGYDDDESRRLAARFDQRWLPKDQHQLHHDLLQRKVLAKLTYHPIRYDKVVQLSEAEIRHLDQYKELPESFVERIGADPDRNDKIIECVLSSGASSILLFANSVKHAQYLAARLHLAGCPAAAVSGETDRLARQHFIRRFKSQELKVLCNHSVLTTGFDAPKADMILISRPVLSPVRYMQMVGRGLRGPKNGGTDLCKIVTVEDNILTYQDRLAYHFCRRFFEV is encoded by the coding sequence ATGGCGACGTTGGTTGAGGAGCCTAGCTCCAACGAGCGAGAGGGCGTCTCTTCTCTTGCTGACTTTGTGGAGCGCGAGTGCGCCGCTCGCCTTGGCGCCTATGAGCGGCAGCCTCGCGACACCAATGAGCATTATGAGACCGAAATCGAAGTGTTGTCGGGGGGCTACGCCTATCGACAGCTCTACGAACTTGTTCAGAACGGGGCAGACGCTATCCTCGAGGCCAAAGAAGACGTTGGCCGCATCTATGTGAGACTTGAACAGGATCGCTTGGTTGCTGCCAATAGTGGCGCAGCGCTGGACTCCGATGGAGTAGTCGCCCTTCTCAATGCCCGCAGTTCTTCAAAAAGAGCAGGGCAGATCGGCCGATTCGGCATCGGCTTCAAATCTCTGCTTAAGCTTGGGGGTACCGTTGACCTGATCAGCAGGTCCATTGGGCTTCGGTTTGATCCGGAATGGTGTCGCTCGAAGATCCGCGCTCACCTCGGCCTCTCTGAGGACTCCCGTGCGCCCGGGATGCGTCTCGCGCAGGTTCTTGATCCAGAGGGGGCCACTAGCCCGTTAGCCGATCGCGACCTCGGCTGGGCGACCACCGTCGTCACTGCTCAGATCGCTAATGCTAGTGATCGGCAACGTCTGGTCGAGGAGATGGCTCAGTTCCCGGCTGAGTTTGTTCTCTTCTTGCGTCCCGATATCGAGCTTACGTTGGAGGTCGTGGGAGGGCCGACCCGAAGAATATCCAAGCGTCACGACGGCGACGTTCTCATTGTTGACGATGGGACCGTGCAGACCCGTTGGCGCCTATTCGAGCGCGAAGTCGTGGTCGATGACGCCGAAGCAAAGGCCGATGCCCTTCATCTCCAAGCCCGTGAGAAGGTGCCATTGTCCTGGGCGGCGCCGATCGGCGGGCGCGAAGCTGCGGGTACCTTTTGGGCCTTCTTTCCGACGCGCACCCCAACTCTGGCCTCAGGCATCCTCAACGCTCCTTGGAAGCTCAACAGCGACCGAACCAACGTCATCCCGGGCGCTTACAACTGGTTCCTGATGGAGGCGGCAGCCGAACTAATCGCCGACAACATAGCGGCGCTTGCAACTGAAGCCGATCCCGGAGCGCCCATCTCGGCTTTGCCGAGAAAGGTTGACCGCCAAGATGAAGTCGCGGCGCCTCTCGTCGAGTCTCTCTGGACCCGACTCGTTGAAAGTGAGCTCGTCGCGAACGCGGCCGGCGAGATGAAGGACGCCCATTCGCTATTTCGGCATCCGCTTGACGAAGAGGAACTCATCGCCCGCTGGGTTTCACTCGCCGATGATGCGGTTCGAGCGAAATCAGTTCACGCCACCTGCCAATCGGGCAAGCTTCGTTCCAGCCGGCTGGAGGCCCTGGCCCGCGAGGCTTTGGATCGAGTGAAGCCCCAGCGCGAGGCCCTGATCCGCTTCTCCATGGCTGAGTGGATCGAGTTCGTCGCGTCCGAGGAAGCTGGTCACGCTGCCGAGCTTGTCTTGTTTCTGCGGGACGTTCGTAAGGCCCGGAACGGAGCGCTGTATGACCTTCGAAGAGCGAAGTTCATTCCCTCTGCTCGGCACGGCCTCATTTCTCCGGCAGACGCAATCATCTGTCCGCCTGATCGCGCGCCAACGGGCAAGTTCGCGGTCGCGACCGACTTGCTTGAAAAGCCAGACGTACGCTCAGTTCTAGTGAGTTTGCTTGATGTGCCCGAGATGGGCGATGAGCTCTGGGACACAGTTCTCTGGGAGTCCTACGACCGGGCACAAACACTTGGCCGTGAGGGTGCTTGGGCGACCTTCTGGGCCAACTTCGAAGAAGCGCCACAAGATCGCGTAGAGGCATTTTTCGAAGACTACGGTCCTGACGACTTCTACTTCCGTTCGATGGCCGGATCTTTCTCACCGCGTGAGGAGCTCGTCCTCATCGATCGCGAGCTGAAGCAGGAGGTCAATCCCGGCATCATTCTCGATCGCAGCTATCACGCCGGGCATTGGGACCGCATTCCAGATGAGTACAAGGACACATTCGGCCCTAGCGATACAGCCGAAGTAGGCACGTGGGATGGACGCGGCTGGGAGCAGATGCGGCCGTACCTTAGAACCATCCAAGACATGGGCCGGCGTAGAATGCCCTATGGCCCCCGCGAGTATCTGTTAGGCGTCCTCCGCGAAGACGCGATCGAGATGCCGTTGTCCTGGCGGTTGCTACCCGAGCTACCAAGTCCCCTAGCGGTCAAGCACACGGACCATTTGCTGACATCGATGGCGAGTAACCTGCTTTACAGCAGGGTCCGTAATCCGGAGGGGCCTCACTGTTACAAGACAATCGTGTTTGGTCACACGACACGGCCGGACTCTTATGCCCGGTACACGGCCGCCCACCCCTTTGTGTACTGGCTGCATAGATTCGGCTGGGTAGAGCTTGGCGAGCGAACGGTACCTCTTGGTGCGTTCACAGCGCCAGCTCGCCAGGCGCTTCGGACGCTAGGTGGTGCCGCAAGCTTAGACCTCAACTCGTACTTCGACTCTCTTGAGGAACAAACGGATCTGAGATTCCCGTTTGCTGCGCCAGCTTCTGCAGATCTTACTAGCGAAGTTTGGGCCGGCATCTTCGAGCTTGCCTGGGAGACCACTGATAACTTCTCCTCGTTAACTCCTGTCTGGGAGATTGCGGCCGAGGCAGGCCAGATCCCGGATCTTGTCCCCACCAGTGACGGTCCGGTGCCAATCACGAAAATTTACGTCACAGATCGGCCGGGTTCATCAAGTGAGACCGATAACGGCCGGGTTATTTTGCTCAGCGAGGCTGCTGCGGCCGCCTGGCACAATGCTGGTGCCCAGCTCCTAGCTGACCATACCGAGCTTACCTACGAGGAGAAACTTGGCGAGCCGCTTCGTCTTCAGGCGCTCTTTCCTGAGCTTACTCCGATTCTGAAGACTCGTTTGGCTCGCCGGCTTGATGTTCTCTGGGTTAAAGGGCTGACCGAAAGGTCGGGTCCGCAAACCCGTCGGCCGATGATCGCATTCCATCAAGGCGGGCCGCTGCTTATCGAACGCGAGATCTTTGAAGCCGAGAGCTGGACCGGCCGGACCAAACAGCTCCTCGAATTTCTGCATACCCATGGGTTCATCCAGGAGAAGCCCGAAGAAGCGATGAGCCAGCTCGTCGGGCAACGGGTGGTGGAAGCGCGCGCCAGGGTGCGCGCGGGTGAAACTATCGAGAAAAGGCTGCTTCTCGCCGTAGGTGGATCACGCCGAGCACTTTTTGCGCAGCTAAGTGAAGCCACGAGAGAAGCCATCCCTAGGAAGCTGTCGGACGAGGCGTTAGCTGCCCTCACGCTGGCAGTGCATGGCCCGACCACGCTTTCCAACCTGCGCGACGTCCTGGAAGAAGAGGGACTTGCACCTCCAGCGCGCTGGGGAGGGGACCCGGCCCAAAGGTTTGTTCTCGAGCTCGGGTTCCCGGCCGAATTTGCCGCAAGCGCGAACCTACGACGAACGGCAGAGTGGATCGTGAATGGACCGATCCATTTGCCTCCACTGCACGACTATCAGGAAGGCATACTTCAGGGGCTCCAATCAATCTTCGAAAGTGGGCAGGGGCGCCGCCGAGCGGTGGTGAGCTTGCCGACAGGCGGCGGTAAAACTCGGGTTGCTGCAGAGGCAATCGTTCAGCTGATCCTCAATGGGGAGGGGAAGCGAACGGTCCTGTGGGTCGCCCAGACGGACGAGTTATGCGAACAAGCGGTGCAGTGTTTCCGCCAGCTCTGGGTGAACGTTGGCTCGCCAGAGGAGGACTTGCGGATCGTTCGCTTGTGGGGCGGTCAGAGTAACCCAGCACCGCCAGAAGCGAACGAACCCGTAGTGGTCGTCGCAAGCATTCAGACCCTGAACGCCCGGTTGGACGTGGAGCAACTAGAGTGGCTGGCGCAACCAGGGGTCGTGGTGATCGACGAATGCCATCACGCTATCGCGCCGAGCTATTCCTCGCTTCTTCGCTGGCTCGACGTTCAGACGGGCACGGAAACCGAGCGCCTGGAGGAGCCGCCGGTCATCGGCTTAAGTGCAACGCCTTGGCGCGGTTATGATGATGATGAATCGCGGCGCCTTGCTGCGCGCTTCGATCAGCGCTGGCTGCCCAAAGATCAGCACCAACTTCATCATGACCTGTTGCAACGCAAGGTGCTGGCTAAGCTCACCTACCATCCAATTCGCTACGACAAGGTTGTTCAGCTGAGCGAGGCGGAGATCCGGCACCTCGACCAGTATAAAGAGCTTCCAGAGTCCTTTGTTGAGCGCATCGGTGCGGACCCAGACCGAAACGACAAAATCATCGAGTGCGTCTTGAGTTCGGGCGCCTCCTCAATTCTGCTGTTCGCTAATTCGGTAAAGCACGCCCAGTATCTTGCTGCTCGCCTCCATCTCGCCGGCTGCCCTGCAGCGGCGGTAAGTGGGGAAACGGACCGGCTTGCCCGTCAGCACTTCATTCGTCGCTTCAAGTCGCAGGAGCTCAAGGTGCTCTGCAATCATAGCGTGCTGACGACCGGTTTTGACGCACCTAAAGCCGACATGATCCTCATCTCGCGACCGGTACTGAGCCCGGTACGGTACATGCAGATGGTGGGGCGGGGTCTTCGTGGACCGAAGAATGGTGGTACCGATCTCTGCAAGATCGTGACCGTCGAGGACAATATTCTGACCTACCAGGATCGGCTCGCCTATCACTTCTGCCGCCGTTTCTTCGAAGTCTAA
- a CDS encoding ATP-binding domain-containing protein — MGQLVPAALPQAAFVPGLERELETLEQLKRRLPATLSVFHGVHWSRAWTYGTAFGEADFIVVNGAGRCLVIEQKTGSLEEGKDGLQKRYDGKAKSVGSQLHRTLDALRDKFKAQSGHQIELDYLLYLPDYRVRDLCGAGLDQNRIVDGRNAVRLCERIIELLGETDATPHGGRVLRFFEQSLDLVPDIHSRVGLSERCYTRAVGGLADIVGAISARPLRLAVRGTAGCGKSLVAIRAFRAAEAAGKRPLLLCFNRDLKEKMKVAAGQTGGVVETFHGAIDRVLKDTGRPLAHEAGGVDWNRAVDQVLEGEIPDSWRFDTVIVDEGQDFTPAWREMLDLFGADTGDCLWLDDPDQAIQYGTSPDSEAWPRGGWTGFRAKSNFRTPASIARFLQRLLPGFEFLNANPLPGLGVGITEVPGKSEVSAAVGRVSSELMKKGFAREQIVALSLRGQQSATLGQCERAGSQTIARFTGNYDMFGNQLWTNGHLRFDTIRRYKGQQDAAVIVTDVEMPDEEERRGEWERLLFAALTRATERLELVVTRGSKASRLLHDAW, encoded by the coding sequence GTGGGCCAGCTAGTCCCCGCGGCCCTACCCCAGGCGGCGTTCGTTCCAGGCCTTGAGCGGGAGCTCGAGACGCTTGAACAGTTGAAGCGTCGTCTACCCGCCACTCTTTCAGTCTTCCATGGTGTGCACTGGAGTCGCGCCTGGACGTATGGGACGGCGTTCGGTGAGGCTGACTTCATCGTCGTCAACGGGGCAGGGCGCTGCCTGGTTATTGAGCAGAAAACTGGCTCGCTCGAGGAGGGGAAGGACGGGCTTCAGAAGCGATATGATGGAAAGGCGAAGAGTGTTGGTTCGCAGCTGCATCGAACCCTCGATGCCCTACGAGACAAGTTCAAGGCGCAGAGCGGCCATCAGATCGAGCTCGATTACCTACTCTACTTGCCTGATTACCGGGTCCGGGACCTCTGCGGTGCAGGGCTCGATCAGAACCGGATTGTCGACGGCCGCAATGCAGTTCGGCTGTGCGAGCGCATCATCGAGCTGCTCGGTGAGACCGATGCGACACCGCATGGCGGACGTGTCCTCCGCTTCTTTGAGCAGTCGCTTGATCTCGTTCCAGACATTCACTCCCGGGTCGGACTGTCGGAGCGCTGCTATACGCGCGCAGTCGGCGGGCTCGCCGACATCGTCGGCGCCATTAGCGCTAGGCCGTTGCGCCTGGCCGTCCGGGGCACCGCTGGTTGCGGCAAGTCCCTAGTCGCGATCCGGGCTTTTCGAGCGGCTGAGGCGGCCGGCAAGCGGCCACTCCTTCTGTGCTTCAATCGCGATCTGAAGGAAAAGATGAAGGTCGCTGCCGGTCAGACCGGCGGTGTTGTCGAGACCTTTCACGGTGCCATCGACCGAGTTCTAAAGGACACAGGTCGTCCGCTGGCACATGAAGCCGGCGGTGTGGACTGGAACCGAGCGGTTGATCAGGTGCTCGAAGGCGAGATCCCCGACAGCTGGCGGTTTGATACGGTCATCGTCGACGAAGGGCAGGACTTCACGCCAGCCTGGCGCGAGATGTTGGACTTGTTCGGTGCGGACACGGGCGACTGCTTGTGGCTCGACGATCCCGATCAGGCGATCCAATACGGAACGAGCCCCGACAGCGAAGCTTGGCCGCGGGGCGGTTGGACGGGCTTTCGAGCAAAGTCCAATTTCCGAACGCCGGCTAGTATCGCTCGTTTTTTGCAACGCCTTTTGCCTGGATTTGAATTCTTAAACGCCAACCCCCTTCCAGGCCTGGGCGTTGGGATCACCGAGGTACCGGGCAAGAGCGAAGTCTCGGCCGCGGTCGGGCGCGTTTCGAGCGAGCTGATGAAGAAGGGCTTTGCACGGGAGCAGATTGTCGCTCTCTCACTGAGGGGCCAGCAATCGGCGACCCTCGGTCAGTGCGAGCGCGCGGGCAGCCAAACCATCGCCCGCTTCACGGGCAATTACGATATGTTTGGCAATCAGCTTTGGACCAATGGGCACCTGAGGTTCGATACTATCCGCCGGTACAAGGGGCAGCAAGACGCGGCGGTGATTGTCACAGATGTGGAAATGCCGGACGAGGAGGAGCGGCGTGGAGAATGGGAGCGCCTGCTCTTCGCTGCGCTAACTCGAGCGACCGAACGCCTGGAATTAGTAGTCACGAGGGGGTCTAAAGCCTCCCGCTTACTGCACGATGCGTGGTGA
- a CDS encoding DUF2779 domain-containing protein: MPNFGLSKSKVAAFEQCPKRLWLQVHKPEEGVIDTAMQARFDIGHAVGELACEAYPNGIMIEAEPDLSAAITLTQELLSSGIRRPLFEATFLHEQVLVRVDIMYPAEGGGWHVAEVKSSASAKEYQLSDLATQVWVMQGCGVEVASASIRHIDSSFVYQGDENYAGLLKDAPADDIIAPLLPTRSELAREAISTLAGEEPAKEPGTHCNSPFSCQFQAYCSRGRAQPTWPISLLPNTGGRLAEAFHKLGIVELLDVPASELKSELHRLIQKVTAEGSPFHDCEKARRATEHWPRPLSYLDFETIAFAIPRWIDTRPFENVPFQFSLHIDHDGVVEHHCFLDLSGDDPRRACAEALIAMLPPQGAIVAYNASFERRCIRQLAETFPDLSQALCGLEARVVDLLPVARACWYHPEQRGSWSIKHVLPTLVPELSYKLLEIGDGGAAQSAYIEAVAPETSAQRRQELASALTAYCSLDTEGLRQVFHRLVDPNESEAGGEGTHA; encoded by the coding sequence ATGCCCAACTTCGGGCTCTCCAAGAGCAAGGTCGCCGCCTTCGAGCAATGCCCCAAGCGGCTCTGGCTGCAGGTGCATAAGCCCGAAGAAGGGGTGATCGATACCGCCATGCAGGCCCGCTTCGATATCGGCCATGCTGTCGGCGAGCTCGCCTGCGAAGCTTACCCTAACGGCATCATGATCGAAGCCGAGCCGGATTTGAGTGCCGCTATCACCCTCACCCAGGAGCTACTCTCCAGCGGAATTAGGCGACCGCTGTTCGAAGCCACCTTCCTGCACGAACAAGTGCTGGTACGCGTTGACATCATGTACCCGGCGGAAGGCGGCGGTTGGCACGTCGCCGAGGTGAAGAGCTCCGCGTCAGCCAAAGAATATCAACTGAGCGATCTCGCGACGCAGGTCTGGGTGATGCAAGGCTGCGGCGTGGAAGTCGCCTCAGCCAGCATCCGTCACATCGACTCATCTTTCGTCTACCAGGGCGATGAGAATTATGCGGGGCTGCTGAAGGATGCACCCGCAGATGACATCATTGCCCCTCTGCTTCCGACCAGATCCGAATTGGCGCGAGAGGCTATCAGCACGCTGGCCGGAGAAGAGCCCGCCAAGGAGCCGGGCACCCACTGCAACAGCCCTTTCTCGTGCCAGTTTCAGGCTTACTGCAGCCGTGGACGCGCGCAGCCTACTTGGCCGATTTCCTTACTCCCGAACACGGGTGGGCGGCTTGCCGAGGCTTTTCACAAGCTGGGTATCGTCGAGCTGCTCGACGTGCCCGCGTCCGAGCTCAAGAGTGAGCTGCACCGGTTGATCCAAAAGGTAACCGCAGAAGGGTCGCCTTTCCACGACTGCGAGAAGGCGAGGCGCGCGACAGAACACTGGCCGCGGCCTTTGTCCTACTTGGACTTCGAAACGATCGCCTTTGCGATACCCCGCTGGATTGACACGAGACCGTTTGAGAATGTGCCGTTTCAGTTCTCACTGCACATCGATCACGACGGTGTGGTCGAGCACCATTGCTTCCTTGATCTAAGCGGAGATGACCCGCGGCGCGCGTGCGCGGAGGCGCTCATTGCCATGCTGCCGCCTCAAGGAGCGATCGTGGCCTACAATGCGAGCTTCGAGCGGCGCTGTATCCGCCAGCTTGCGGAGACCTTTCCGGACCTCAGCCAGGCGCTATGTGGGCTCGAGGCGCGTGTCGTCGACCTCCTGCCGGTCGCGCGTGCCTGCTGGTATCATCCAGAGCAGCGCGGGAGCTGGTCAATCAAGCACGTGCTGCCCACGCTCGTACCCGAGCTCAGCTACAAGTTGCTCGAGATCGGCGATGGAGGAGCTGCCCAAAGCGCTTACATCGAAGCGGTCGCTCCTGAAACAAGCGCGCAGCGGAGACAGGAACTTGCTTCGGCGCTCACGGCCTACTGCAGCCTAGATACCGAAGGCCTGAGGCAGGTCTTCCATCGGCTCGTGGACCCGAATGAAAGCGAAGCTGGAGGGGAGGGGACGCATGCGTAA